Proteins encoded within one genomic window of Actinoplanes octamycinicus:
- a CDS encoding LysR family transcriptional regulator — protein sequence MNLDLNLLFALDALLEEGSVGGAARRLHLSEPATSRALGRIRAVIGDPVLVRSGRRMVLTPRAQELRTEVHALVERARAVFTPPGPPDPATLRRVFTVLADDVAIALGPELLARVRAGAPGVTLRFLGEDPAADGSRQLRDGQADLDIGVVPDAPPEIVVEPLFTDRMAAVVRAGHPLATGELTPERYAAAAHVSASRRGKLTGPIDDALAERGLTREVALAVPTFGAALVVVARTDLVGLMPARLGSRAVEALGLVALEPPVPLPAKEIAMAWHQRYDADGAHRWLRDRVRETVAELNDGKTNTTGHS from the coding sequence ATGAATCTGGACCTGAACCTGCTGTTCGCGCTGGACGCCTTGCTGGAGGAGGGGAGCGTCGGCGGCGCGGCCCGCCGGCTGCACCTGTCCGAGCCGGCGACCAGCCGCGCGCTGGGCCGGATCCGGGCGGTGATCGGCGACCCGGTGCTGGTCCGTTCCGGCCGGCGGATGGTGCTCACGCCGCGCGCCCAGGAGCTGCGCACCGAGGTGCACGCGCTGGTCGAGCGGGCCCGCGCGGTCTTCACCCCGCCCGGCCCGCCGGATCCGGCCACCCTGCGGCGGGTCTTCACGGTGCTGGCCGACGACGTGGCGATCGCGCTCGGTCCGGAGCTGCTGGCCCGGGTGCGGGCCGGTGCGCCCGGGGTCACGCTGCGCTTCCTCGGCGAGGACCCGGCGGCGGACGGCTCGCGGCAGCTCCGGGACGGACAGGCCGACCTGGACATCGGCGTGGTGCCGGACGCGCCGCCGGAGATCGTGGTGGAACCGCTGTTCACCGACCGGATGGCCGCGGTGGTCCGGGCCGGGCACCCGCTCGCCACCGGGGAGCTGACCCCGGAGCGCTACGCGGCGGCCGCTCACGTCAGCGCGTCCCGCCGGGGCAAGCTCACCGGCCCGATCGACGACGCGCTGGCCGAGCGGGGTCTGACCCGGGAGGTCGCGCTCGCGGTGCCGACCTTCGGAGCGGCGCTGGTGGTGGTGGCCCGGACCGACCTGGTGGGCCTGATGCCGGCGCGGCTGGGCAGCCGGGCGGTCGAGGCGCTGGGGCTGGTCGCGCTGGAGCCGCCGGTGCCGCTGCCGGCCAAGGAGATCGCGATGGCCTGGCATCAGCGCTACGACGCGGACGGCGCGCACCGGTGGCTGCGGGACCGCGTCCGGGAGACGGTAGCGGAGCTGAACGACGGTAAAACCAACACAACCGGGCATTCCTGA
- a CDS encoding DeoR/GlpR family DNA-binding transcription regulator, producing MYAEERQQEIVRRARAEGRVDVVTLADSFAVTAETIRRDLSVLERAGVLRRVHGGAIPVERLGFEPALATRDAVLISEKERIAKAALAEVPEDGAIILDAGTTTARLAQLLPADRELTVVVNSPVLAAMLGIKPNLSVLLLGGRVRGKTLATVDDWALRPLSEMYVDVAFMGTNGCTVERGMTTPDPAEAAVKRAMIAAARRVVLLADHTKIGNDYLARFGGLTELDLLITDNGLDHELAAEVEATGVRMVQA from the coding sequence ATGTACGCGGAGGAACGGCAGCAGGAGATCGTGCGGCGTGCCCGCGCTGAGGGCCGCGTCGACGTGGTCACCCTGGCGGACAGCTTCGCGGTCACCGCCGAGACGATCCGGCGCGACCTCTCGGTGCTGGAGCGGGCCGGCGTGCTGCGCCGGGTGCACGGTGGAGCGATCCCGGTCGAGCGGCTCGGCTTCGAGCCCGCCCTGGCCACCCGGGACGCCGTGCTGATCAGCGAGAAGGAGCGGATCGCCAAGGCCGCGCTGGCCGAGGTCCCGGAGGACGGCGCGATCATCCTGGACGCCGGGACGACCACCGCCCGGCTGGCCCAGCTGCTGCCCGCCGACCGCGAGCTCACCGTGGTGGTCAACTCTCCGGTGCTGGCCGCGATGCTGGGGATCAAGCCGAACCTGTCGGTGCTGCTGCTCGGTGGCCGGGTCCGCGGCAAGACCCTGGCCACGGTGGACGACTGGGCGCTGCGGCCACTGTCCGAGATGTATGTCGACGTGGCCTTCATGGGCACCAACGGCTGCACCGTCGAGCGCGGCATGACCACGCCGGACCCGGCCGAGGCCGCGGTCAAGCGGGCGATGATCGCCGCCGCCCGCCGGGTGGTGCTGCTCGCCGACCACACCAAGATCGGCAACGACTACCTGGCCAGGTTCGGCGGCCTGACCGAGCTGGACCTGCTGATCACCGACAACGGGCTGGACCACGAGCTGGCCGCCGAGGTCGAGGCCACCGGGGTCCGGATGGTCCAGGCATGA
- the tyrS gene encoding tyrosine--tRNA ligase, producing MTLVDDLMWRGLIQDSTDPDELRKALDDSSITFYIGFDPTAASLHVGNLMQLVMARRLQLGGHKPLLLVGGATGQIGDPGGKSSERTLNPQEVTAGWAAQIRSQVAPFVTYEGENAAEVVNNLDWTGPLSVIDFLRDVGKHFPVNKMLARDVVRNRLESGISYTEFSYQLLQANDFYQLHVNHDCRLQFGGSDQWGNITAGVDFVRRRERGPVHAFTTPLVLKADGTKFGKSESGTVWLNPEMTSPYAFYQFWINADDRDVVTYLKYFSFKTREELEELEKATAERPQARLAQRALAEEITALVHGEEEARQAIAASQALFGRGSLEELSADTLRAALSEAGLLSVRGELPSVGVLLKEAGLVSSANEARRTIGEGGAYLNNERITDGEAVVPASALLHGRFLVLRRGKRTFAGVELTA from the coding sequence GTGACTCTCGTAGACGACCTGATGTGGCGTGGACTGATCCAGGACTCGACCGACCCCGACGAGCTGCGCAAAGCACTCGACGACTCCTCGATCACGTTCTATATCGGGTTCGATCCGACCGCCGCCTCGTTGCACGTGGGTAACCTCATGCAGCTCGTCATGGCCCGGCGCCTGCAGCTCGGTGGGCACAAGCCGCTGCTGCTCGTCGGTGGCGCCACCGGGCAGATCGGTGACCCCGGCGGGAAGTCCTCGGAGCGCACGCTGAATCCGCAGGAGGTGACCGCCGGCTGGGCCGCGCAGATCCGCTCGCAGGTCGCGCCGTTCGTGACCTACGAGGGCGAGAACGCCGCCGAGGTGGTCAACAACCTTGACTGGACCGGCCCGCTGTCGGTGATCGACTTCCTCCGGGACGTCGGCAAGCACTTCCCGGTGAACAAGATGCTGGCCCGCGACGTGGTCCGCAACCGGCTGGAGAGCGGCATCAGCTACACCGAGTTCAGCTACCAGCTCCTCCAGGCCAACGACTTCTACCAGCTGCACGTCAACCACGACTGCCGGCTCCAGTTCGGCGGCTCCGACCAGTGGGGCAACATCACCGCCGGCGTCGACTTCGTGCGTCGTCGCGAGCGGGGGCCGGTGCACGCCTTCACCACCCCGCTGGTTCTCAAGGCGGACGGCACCAAGTTCGGCAAGAGCGAGAGCGGCACCGTCTGGCTCAACCCCGAGATGACGTCGCCCTACGCCTTCTACCAGTTCTGGATCAACGCGGACGACCGCGACGTGGTGACCTACCTGAAGTACTTCAGCTTCAAGACCCGCGAGGAGCTGGAGGAGCTGGAGAAAGCGACCGCCGAGCGCCCGCAGGCCCGGCTGGCGCAGCGCGCGCTGGCCGAGGAGATCACCGCGCTGGTGCACGGCGAGGAGGAGGCCCGGCAGGCGATCGCTGCCAGCCAGGCCCTCTTCGGGCGAGGTTCGCTGGAGGAGCTGTCCGCTGACACGTTGCGCGCCGCTCTCTCCGAGGCAGGACTTCTTTCGGTACGGGGGGAGCTCCCGTCCGTGGGAGTTCTGCTGAAAGAGGCCGGTCTGGTGTCCAGCGCGAACGAGGCCCGGCGCACGATCGGCGAGGGCGGGGCTTACCTGAACAACGAGCGGATCACCGACGGTGAGGCGGTCGTTCCGGCGTCCGCCCTGCTGCACGGCAGGTTCCTGGTGCTGCGTCGGGGGAAGCGGACCTTCGCCGGCGTGGAGCTGACGGCCTGA
- a CDS encoding polyphosphate kinase 2 family protein: MGHLGSAKPPHEISKKKAEARLKEAQERLLRLRLMLGGQIGDKQIGPPLCVLFEGWDASGKGGAIKRLVAPLDPRHVRVAQFAAPTYDEKRHHFLQRFWNVLPGFGGMTVFDRSWYGRVLVERVEGFATDEQWKRAYDEINEFERTLTAEGMILIKFWMHVSDEEQLRRFEDRRDDPLRAWKLTDEDWRNREKRDAYAAAIEEMLDRTDQPKARWHVIPGDDKGYARLAVVEQVCHVVEKRLAKLGTLA; encoded by the coding sequence ATGGGTCACCTGGGTAGCGCGAAACCACCGCACGAGATCAGCAAGAAGAAGGCCGAGGCCCGGCTCAAGGAGGCGCAGGAGCGGCTCCTGCGGTTGCGGTTGATGCTGGGCGGCCAGATCGGGGACAAGCAGATCGGGCCGCCGCTCTGCGTGCTCTTCGAGGGCTGGGACGCGTCCGGCAAGGGCGGGGCGATCAAGCGGCTGGTGGCGCCGCTGGATCCGCGGCACGTGCGGGTGGCGCAGTTCGCCGCGCCGACCTACGACGAGAAGCGGCACCACTTCCTGCAGCGGTTCTGGAACGTGCTGCCCGGCTTCGGCGGGATGACCGTGTTCGATCGCTCCTGGTACGGCCGGGTGCTGGTCGAGCGGGTCGAGGGGTTCGCCACCGACGAGCAGTGGAAGCGCGCCTACGACGAGATCAACGAGTTCGAGCGGACGCTGACCGCCGAGGGCATGATCCTGATCAAGTTCTGGATGCACGTCTCCGACGAGGAGCAGCTACGGCGCTTCGAGGACCGGCGGGACGACCCGTTGCGGGCCTGGAAGCTGACCGACGAGGACTGGCGGAACCGGGAGAAGCGGGACGCCTACGCCGCGGCGATCGAGGAGATGCTGGACCGGACCGATCAGCCGAAGGCGCGCTGGCACGTGATCCCCGGCGACGACAAGGGGTACGCCCGGCTCGCCGTGGTGGAGCAGGTCTGCCACGTGGTGGAGAAGCGGCTCGCCAAGCTCGGGACGTTGGCCTGA
- the ptsP gene encoding phosphoenolpyruvate--protein phosphotransferase produces the protein MPDLSGIGVCPGVAAGPLLRIAAAPALPAPAPVTDAGAEVERAFAALAEVVADLERRADRATEATVAEVLRAEALMADDEELRDAVRERIEEGADAPHAIDAAFGTFREMFTEAGGYLAERVADLDDLRDRAVAVLLGLPMPGVPQPGHPYVLVARDLAPADTADLDPAVVLALVTEVGGPTSHTAILARALGLPAVVACRGILDVPERTLVQVDGGTGEVTLGASSVFSAKGVDEPELSHPGRTDDGHPVKLLANVGSVKNVPAADQAHAEGIGLFRTELLFLDRTTEPSRDEQVVAYREVFQAMAGRRVVIRTLDAGADKPLPFLHQDGEPNPALGVRGLRVARQRPEVLTTQLAAIAEAAADSGADVWVMAPMVSTLAEATSFADAVHEAGLPRAGVMIEVPAAALRAADLLGVVDFLSIGTNDLSQYTFAADRMCGELAELLDFWQPALLQLIGICGEAGRATGKPVGVCGEAAADPALAPVLAGLGVSSLSMSPRALSGVRASLARYSYAECRRLAELAVAAPDAATARKIVLS, from the coding sequence ATGCCTGATCTGTCCGGGATCGGGGTGTGCCCGGGTGTCGCCGCCGGTCCGCTGCTGCGGATCGCGGCGGCGCCCGCGCTGCCCGCCCCGGCGCCGGTCACCGACGCCGGGGCGGAGGTGGAGCGGGCCTTCGCCGCGCTCGCCGAGGTCGTCGCCGACCTGGAACGGCGCGCCGACCGGGCGACCGAGGCGACGGTGGCCGAGGTGCTGCGGGCCGAGGCGCTGATGGCGGACGACGAGGAGCTGCGCGACGCGGTCCGGGAGCGGATCGAGGAGGGCGCCGACGCGCCGCACGCGATCGACGCCGCCTTCGGTACGTTCCGCGAGATGTTCACCGAGGCCGGTGGGTATCTCGCCGAGCGCGTGGCGGACCTGGACGACCTGCGGGACCGGGCGGTCGCCGTCCTGCTCGGGCTGCCGATGCCGGGGGTGCCGCAGCCCGGCCATCCCTACGTGCTGGTGGCCCGGGACCTGGCGCCGGCGGACACCGCGGACCTCGACCCGGCGGTGGTGCTGGCGCTGGTCACCGAGGTGGGCGGGCCGACCAGTCACACGGCGATCCTGGCCCGGGCGCTCGGGTTGCCGGCCGTGGTGGCGTGTCGTGGCATCCTCGACGTGCCGGAGCGGACTCTGGTGCAGGTGGATGGTGGCACCGGTGAGGTCACCCTCGGCGCCTCCTCCGTCTTCTCCGCGAAAGGTGTGGACGAGCCGGAACTCTCGCATCCGGGGCGCACGGACGACGGGCACCCGGTCAAGCTGCTGGCCAACGTCGGCTCGGTGAAGAACGTGCCGGCCGCCGACCAGGCCCACGCCGAGGGGATCGGCCTGTTCCGCACCGAGCTGCTCTTCCTCGACCGCACCACGGAACCTTCCCGGGACGAGCAGGTCGTCGCGTACCGGGAGGTCTTCCAGGCGATGGCCGGGCGCCGGGTGGTGATCCGCACGCTGGACGCCGGCGCCGACAAACCGCTGCCCTTCCTGCACCAGGACGGCGAGCCGAACCCGGCCCTCGGGGTGCGCGGGCTGCGCGTCGCCCGGCAGCGCCCGGAGGTCCTGACCACCCAGCTGGCGGCGATCGCCGAGGCGGCCGCCGACAGCGGCGCCGACGTCTGGGTGATGGCGCCGATGGTGTCCACGCTGGCCGAGGCGACCTCGTTCGCGGACGCGGTGCACGAGGCCGGGCTGCCCCGGGCCGGGGTGATGATCGAGGTGCCGGCCGCCGCGCTGCGCGCCGCTGACCTGCTCGGGGTGGTCGACTTCCTGAGCATCGGGACCAACGACCTGAGTCAGTACACGTTCGCCGCCGACCGGATGTGCGGCGAGCTGGCCGAGCTGCTCGACTTCTGGCAGCCGGCGCTGCTGCAGCTGATCGGGATCTGCGGGGAGGCGGGCCGGGCCACCGGGAAGCCGGTGGGGGTGTGCGGGGAGGCGGCGGCCGATCCGGCGCTGGCACCGGTGCTGGCCGGGCTCGGGGTGAGCAGCCTGTCCATGTCGCCGCGGGCGCTGTCCGGGGTGCGGGCTTCGCTGGCGCGGTATTCGTACGCGGAATGTCGCCGTCTCGCCGAGCTGGCTGTGGCCGCGCCGGACGCGGCCACAGCTCGCAAGATCGTGCTCAGTTGA
- a CDS encoding zinc-dependent dehydrogenase, whose product MKVVRFHAPGDVRFEDVPEPEAGPGEVKIRVRNCSTCGTDVKISKFGHHHIHPPRVMGHEIAGEIVTVGDGVEGWAPGDRVQVIAAIPCGECAECRRGRMTICPNQVSMGYHFEGGFAQYMVVPKEVLKVDGLNRIPEGVSFAEASVAEPLACALNAQNLARVGDGDDVVVIGSGPIGCLHVRLARARGAARVFLVELSRQRLEMAANLVKPDAAICAAEVDPVEEIRKLTDGRGADVIITAAASGKAQEQGIQMAARQGRISFFGGLPKDKPTITCDSNLVHYRELTIVGANGSSPEHNKQALELVATGAVPVADLITHRLPLDGAIDAFGIVERGEAIKVTIEP is encoded by the coding sequence GTGAAGGTCGTGCGATTCCACGCTCCCGGCGATGTCCGCTTCGAGGACGTGCCGGAGCCCGAGGCCGGTCCGGGCGAGGTGAAGATCCGGGTCCGGAACTGCTCCACCTGCGGCACCGACGTGAAGATCTCCAAGTTCGGGCACCACCACATCCACCCGCCGCGGGTGATGGGCCACGAGATCGCCGGTGAGATCGTCACGGTCGGCGACGGCGTCGAGGGCTGGGCGCCCGGCGACCGGGTGCAGGTGATCGCGGCCATCCCGTGCGGCGAGTGTGCCGAGTGCCGGCGCGGCCGGATGACCATCTGCCCGAACCAGGTCTCGATGGGCTATCACTTCGAGGGCGGGTTCGCGCAGTACATGGTCGTACCGAAAGAGGTCCTCAAGGTTGATGGTCTGAATCGGATCCCGGAGGGCGTCTCGTTCGCCGAGGCGTCGGTCGCCGAGCCGCTGGCCTGCGCGCTGAACGCGCAGAACCTGGCCCGGGTCGGCGACGGCGACGACGTGGTGGTGATCGGCTCCGGCCCGATCGGCTGCCTGCACGTCCGGCTCGCCCGGGCCCGCGGCGCCGCCCGGGTGTTCCTGGTCGAGCTCAGCCGGCAGCGCCTGGAGATGGCGGCGAACCTGGTCAAGCCGGACGCCGCGATCTGCGCCGCCGAGGTCGACCCGGTCGAGGAGATCCGCAAGCTCACCGACGGCCGCGGCGCCGACGTGATCATCACGGCGGCCGCCTCCGGCAAGGCGCAGGAGCAGGGCATCCAGATGGCCGCCCGGCAGGGCCGGATCAGCTTCTTCGGCGGCCTGCCCAAGGACAAGCCGACCATCACCTGCGACTCCAACCTGGTGCACTACCGGGAGCTGACCATCGTCGGCGCCAACGGGTCCAGCCCGGAGCACAACAAGCAGGCCCTCGAACTGGTCGCCACCGGCGCCGTCCCGGTCGCCGACCTGATCACCCACCGGCTGCCGCTGGACGGCGCGATCGACGCGTTCGGGATCGTCGAGCGCGGCGAAGCCATCAAGGTCACCATCGAGCCCTAG
- a CDS encoding PTS sugar transporter subunit IIA: MSELLDRRAIRLAETAADRDDAIRRTGQALVEIGAVDAGYVDTMLARERSISTYVGEGVAIPHGTLGGKELVHRDALSVLRFPETVDWDGEPVTLCVGIAAKGDGHVELLAALAEILLDEDQARELREATDPSTVIRLLGSIKEDSE; this comes from the coding sequence ATGTCTGAGCTGCTGGACCGCCGGGCGATCAGACTGGCCGAGACGGCGGCGGACCGCGACGACGCGATCCGCCGCACCGGACAGGCACTCGTGGAGATCGGCGCGGTGGACGCCGGATACGTCGACACCATGCTCGCCCGCGAGCGGTCGATCTCCACGTACGTCGGTGAGGGGGTCGCCATCCCGCACGGCACCCTCGGCGGCAAGGAACTGGTCCACCGGGACGCGCTGTCGGTGCTGCGCTTCCCGGAGACCGTGGACTGGGACGGCGAGCCGGTGACCCTGTGCGTCGGCATCGCCGCCAAGGGGGACGGGCACGTCGAGCTGCTCGCCGCCCTCGCCGAGATCCTGCTCGACGAGGACCAGGCCCGCGAACTGCGCGAGGCCACTGACCCATCAACGGTGATCCGGTTGCTCGGGTCGATCAAGGAGGATTCCGAGTGA
- a CDS encoding PTS lactose transporter subunit IIB encodes MATINGKDIHKLVVACDAGMGSSVMLASTLKKQLGKTGVTVEHTPVNSIPADADLVVCHSGLAARARSVAPGKPIVPFQIFLGDPAVTKVVKAIQQGTDLNV; translated from the coding sequence ATGGCCACCATCAACGGCAAGGACATCCACAAGCTCGTCGTCGCCTGCGACGCCGGGATGGGCAGCAGCGTGATGCTCGCCAGCACGCTGAAGAAGCAGCTCGGCAAGACCGGCGTCACCGTGGAGCACACCCCGGTGAACTCCATCCCCGCCGACGCCGACCTGGTCGTCTGCCACAGCGGCCTGGCCGCCCGGGCCCGCTCGGTGGCGCCGGGCAAGCCGATCGTGCCGTTCCAGATCTTCCTCGGCGACCCGGCGGTCACCAAGGTGGTCAAGGCCATCCAGCAGGGCACCGACCTCAATGTCTGA
- the pfkB gene encoding 1-phosphofructokinase, which produces MILTVTLNPSVDRALEVDALVRGEVLRAGDSHIDPGGKGVNVSRALLANGVRSTAVVPAGGAEGEQLVDLLKGEGVDMVAVPIVGRTRSNITLAEPDGTVTKINEAGPVLSPAEFAEVSDAVLAAASSADWVVICGSLPPGPSVPAFAALCERLVAAGARLAVDSSGPALLAGVSAGAALVKPNREELAEAAGAELCTLGDVLDACARLRKAGAGTVLASLGADGAVLVEESGVLIGRSPVTVPRSTVGAGDALLAGFLAAGARGEAALIEGLAWGAAAVSLPGSRMPGPHDLDRTTVRVESRPDPSRPLGRD; this is translated from the coding sequence ATGATCCTCACCGTCACCCTCAATCCCAGCGTCGACCGGGCCCTGGAGGTCGACGCGCTGGTCCGCGGCGAGGTGCTGCGCGCCGGCGACTCGCACATCGATCCGGGGGGCAAGGGCGTCAACGTCTCCCGCGCGCTGCTCGCCAACGGGGTCAGGTCGACCGCGGTGGTGCCGGCCGGCGGCGCCGAGGGCGAGCAACTGGTCGATCTCCTCAAGGGGGAGGGGGTCGACATGGTGGCCGTCCCGATCGTCGGGCGGACCCGGTCCAACATCACCCTGGCCGAGCCGGACGGCACGGTCACTAAGATCAACGAAGCCGGCCCGGTGCTCTCGCCTGCCGAGTTCGCCGAGGTCAGCGACGCGGTGCTGGCCGCCGCGTCGTCCGCCGACTGGGTGGTGATCTGCGGCAGCCTGCCACCCGGCCCGTCCGTCCCGGCCTTCGCCGCGCTCTGCGAGCGGCTGGTCGCGGCCGGCGCCCGGCTCGCCGTCGACTCCAGCGGACCGGCCCTGCTCGCCGGGGTCAGCGCCGGCGCCGCCCTGGTCAAGCCGAACCGGGAGGAGCTGGCCGAGGCGGCCGGCGCCGAGCTGTGCACGCTCGGCGACGTCCTGGACGCCTGCGCCCGGTTGCGCAAGGCCGGCGCCGGGACGGTGCTGGCCAGCCTCGGCGCGGACGGCGCGGTCCTGGTCGAGGAGTCCGGCGTGCTGATCGGGCGGTCGCCGGTGACCGTGCCGCGCAGCACCGTCGGGGCCGGCGACGCGCTGCTGGCCGGCTTCCTCGCGGCGGGGGCGCGCGGCGAGGCCGCGCTCATCGAGGGACTCGCCTGGGGCGCGGCCGCGGTGAGCCTGCCGGGCAGCCGGATGCCCGGACCCCACGACCTCGACCGTACGACCGTCCGCGTCGAGTCCCGCCCCGACCCGTCCCGTCCGCTCGGCCGCGACTGA
- a CDS encoding HPr family phosphocarrier protein, which translates to MPTRTVAVGSASGLHARPAKIFVEAAAKAPVKVTIRVGEKKPVPAKSMLSVLALGAKQGTEVVLEADGDGADETLDGLAALLAKDLDADDA; encoded by the coding sequence ATGCCCACGCGTACGGTCGCCGTCGGTTCCGCCAGCGGGCTGCACGCCCGGCCCGCGAAGATCTTCGTCGAGGCGGCGGCGAAGGCCCCGGTGAAGGTCACCATCCGGGTCGGCGAGAAGAAGCCGGTGCCGGCCAAGAGCATGCTGTCCGTGCTCGCGCTCGGCGCCAAGCAGGGCACCGAGGTCGTCCTGGAGGCCGACGGGGACGGCGCGGACGAGACCCTGGACGGGCTGGCCGCGCTGCTCGCCAAGGACTTGGACGCCGACGATGCCTGA
- the mtlA gene encoding PTS mannitol transporter subunit IICB, whose product MASSYTPEVTGTSFRARVQKLGGHLAGMVMPNIGALIAWGLITAMFIPVGWIPNENLAQLVDPMIKYLLPVLIGYTGGRIVHGQRGAVVGAIATFGVVVGAEVPMFLGAMIIAPLTAWVLKMFDNAIDGKVKPGFEMLIDNFSAGIIGAAFAILGKLTIGPVVDGLTKAAGNAVDWLLDHSLMPLASILVEPAKVLFLNNAINHGVFGPLGVQQVQEHGKSILFMIESNPGPGLGLLLAFMFFGPRVLRPTVPAAIIIQFLGGIHEIYFPYVLMKPRLILAMIAGGMSGVATFMITGTGTVATPAPGSIFAYFAVTAKDGYVGMILGVIISAAVTFGVASALLGFGKLKSDQDPDEVAEETVADEEILAAETAGTQHPAAAPAKETA is encoded by the coding sequence ATGGCCTCTTCGTACACCCCCGAGGTCACCGGGACGAGTTTCCGGGCCCGCGTGCAGAAGCTCGGTGGTCATCTGGCCGGCATGGTGATGCCCAACATCGGCGCGCTGATCGCCTGGGGCCTGATCACCGCCATGTTCATCCCGGTCGGCTGGATACCGAACGAGAACCTGGCCCAGCTCGTCGACCCGATGATCAAGTACCTGCTGCCGGTACTGATCGGTTACACCGGCGGCCGGATCGTGCACGGCCAGCGCGGCGCGGTGGTCGGCGCGATCGCCACCTTCGGCGTGGTGGTCGGCGCCGAGGTGCCGATGTTCCTCGGCGCGATGATCATCGCCCCGCTCACCGCGTGGGTGCTGAAGATGTTCGACAACGCGATCGACGGCAAGGTCAAGCCGGGCTTCGAGATGCTGATCGACAACTTCTCGGCCGGCATCATCGGCGCCGCCTTCGCGATCCTCGGCAAGCTCACCATCGGCCCGGTCGTCGACGGGCTGACCAAGGCGGCCGGCAACGCCGTCGACTGGCTGCTCGACCACAGCCTGATGCCGCTCGCGTCGATCCTGGTCGAGCCGGCCAAGGTGCTGTTCCTGAACAACGCGATCAACCACGGCGTCTTCGGCCCGCTCGGCGTGCAGCAGGTGCAGGAGCACGGCAAGTCGATCCTGTTCATGATCGAGTCGAACCCCGGCCCGGGCCTCGGCCTGCTCCTGGCGTTCATGTTCTTCGGCCCGCGGGTGCTGCGCCCGACCGTGCCGGCCGCGATCATCATCCAGTTCCTCGGTGGCATCCACGAGATCTACTTCCCGTACGTGCTGATGAAGCCGCGCCTGATCCTCGCGATGATCGCCGGTGGCATGTCCGGTGTGGCCACCTTCATGATCACCGGGACCGGCACGGTCGCCACCCCGGCGCCGGGCAGCATCTTCGCCTACTTCGCGGTGACCGCGAAGGACGGGTACGTCGGCATGATCCTCGGCGTGATCATCTCGGCCGCGGTCACCTTCGGCGTCGCCTCCGCGCTGCTCGGCTTCGGCAAGCTGAAGTCCGACCAGGACCCGGACGAGGTCGCCGAGGAGACCGTCGCCGACGAGGAGATCCTGGCCGCCGAGACGGCCGGCACCCAGCACCCGGCCGCCGCGCCGGCCAAGGAAACCGCCTGA